The window ATGGGCCCCCGGGTCACCCCGCTTGTACCGTCGCGCGGGGCCGAGGGCCGCCGGATCTCCACACCCCTGGATGTCTGATGCCCCGTCAGCTAACGTCCCCCGGACACCCGCCCGGTGAAGCCGGTCACCCGCCCGGTGAAGGGAGACGTCCCCATGCCCGTCACGGTCGTACGCTTCAACCTCGTCGCTCCCGGGGCCTCCCCCGCCGAGCTCGGCGCCCGCTATCGGGCGGCCCTGGAGATGGCCTCGTACGCCGACGACCGGGGCGTCACCACGGTGCAGACGGAGGAGCACCACGGGGCCGACAACAACTGGCTGCCGTCGCCGTTCGCCTTCGCGGGGGCGGTCTTCGGCGCGACCCGGCGTGTCGCGGTCACCGTCTCGGCGGTGATCGGCCCGCTGCACGACCCGCTGCGGCTGGCCGAGGAGATCGCCGTGCTGGACCTGCTGAGCGGCGGCCGGCTGGTGACGGTCGCCGGCATCGGGTACCGGCCCGAGGAGTACGACCTGTTCGGCGTCGAGTTCGCCCGGCGCGGCCGGCTCCAGGACGAGCTGCTGGAGACACTGCTGCGGGCGTGGACCGGCGAGCCCTTCGCCTTCCGGGGGCGCACGGTCCGCATCACCCCGCGCCCGTTCACCGACCCGCATCCGCTGCTCCTGGTCGGCGGCTCCTCCAAGGCCGCCGCCCGCCGGGCCGCCCGGCTCGGCCTGCCCTTCTTCCCCAGCGCGCACCTCCCGGAGCTGGAGGCGTACTACAAGGACCGGCTCGCCGAGTACGGCACCGAGGGCTGGGTGATGATGCCCGCGGCCGAGACACCGCTGCTGCACCTGGCCGAGGACCCGGACCGGGCCTGGGCGGAGTACGGCCAGCACTTCCTGCACGAGGCGCGGACGTACGCCTCCTGGCAGTCGGGCGGGGTGCGCTCGGCGGTGAAGTCGGCCGCGACGACCGTCGAGGAGCTGCGCGCCGAGGGCGTGTACCGCATCCTCACGCCCGAGGCGTGCGCGGAGCTGGGCCTGGACTCCTATGTGCTGCATCCGCTGGCGGGCGGGATGCCGGCGGAGGAGGGGTGGCGGAGTCTGCAGCTCTTCTGCGAGCGGGTGCTGCCGGGGCTGGGGAGCTGACGCTCGCGGATATCCGCTGGCCCGCCCCGGCCTCTCGGTGATCCACTGACTCCATGACTCTGTCGGTTGATGTGTTCCTGCTGGAGCCGGACGGACAGCGGCAGATACTCGACGTCCCCGAGGGGCGCGACGACTCGGCCGGGTTCGAGTCCTGGCGGACGACGGTGTGGGGGTCCGAGCCGGTACGCGCGCTGGGCGCCCGCTTCCTTCCCGTGCTGGCTGACGGCGACCTGGAGATCGAGGCCGAGAGCG of the Streptomyces koelreuteriae genome contains:
- a CDS encoding LLM class flavin-dependent oxidoreductase, which translates into the protein MPVTVVRFNLVAPGASPAELGARYRAALEMASYADDRGVTTVQTEEHHGADNNWLPSPFAFAGAVFGATRRVAVTVSAVIGPLHDPLRLAEEIAVLDLLSGGRLVTVAGIGYRPEEYDLFGVEFARRGRLQDELLETLLRAWTGEPFAFRGRTVRITPRPFTDPHPLLLVGGSSKAAARRAARLGLPFFPSAHLPELEAYYKDRLAEYGTEGWVMMPAAETPLLHLAEDPDRAWAEYGQHFLHEARTYASWQSGGVRSAVKSAATTVEELRAEGVYRILTPEACAELGLDSYVLHPLAGGMPAEEGWRSLQLFCERVLPGLGS